The Malus sylvestris chromosome 14, drMalSylv7.2, whole genome shotgun sequence genome segment GTAGTAGTTCTGGAGAAGACGATGGCGAGCTTAGGAGAGGGCCATGGACTCTTGAAGAAGACTCTCTTCTTATTCAGTACATAGCTCGTCACGGCGAAGGCCGATGGAACTTGCTAGCCAAACGTTCAGGTAACCATATGTAACACGATTGCATGCTGATGACCGTAGTTAGAGTCCTTCTTCTTTGGTTGATTATATTTTCTTAATTCGTTGGTTAATTATACAGGATTAAGGAGAACTGGCAAAAGTTGCAGATTGAGATGGTTGAATTATCTGAAACCCGACGTTAAGCGAGGAAATCTTAGTCCGGAAGAACAGCTCTTGATTCTTGACCTCCACTCAAAAATGGGAAACAGGTGTGCTAGCTACCTCACTTAACAACCCAATTTCCTTACAACTTTTAATTTGAGCgatattctaatctaatctaaacTACGAGGATGTAAATTCGTGCGGAGTTTATTGAAACTTGGCATAGTATAGTATGGTGCTTATTGGTCTCAAACCGTAGTAAAATACTTATGGTTGCAAGTTCATTCATTTTGTGATCGTAGGTGGTCGAAAATCGCGCAATATTTACCGGGAAGAACAGACAATGAAATCAAGAACTACTGGAGAACACGGGTGCAGAAACAAGCCCGGCATCTCCGAATCGACACGAGCAGCGTAGAGTTTCAAAACATGATAAGGTGCTATTGGATGCCAAGGTTGCAGCAGAAGATAGGAGGAGAAATATCGACTTCTTCAGCTGTGTTAAACCAAAACCATACCATTTCGCAGCCTCTCGAACAGAACACCTTCCCACATTTTACAGCCACAATATCGCCGCCACCACAAATTCTAGTGCAGGAAGAAATTAATATGAGTGCAACAATGTACAATTTAGATGTCGAAAAGCAGAACACAAAGGCAGAGTACTGCACAGGTCCATACATTTTTCCTTCAGAGCCAATGGACATGTCGAAGACTGTGCAGTTTCCGGAATGCCCTCCTTTCCACTGTGGTGACAACAATGGCTATGACACGGAATCCTTCAATCTGCAGGAAACTGTGTCAGCGGACTCAGCACCAAATTTTCCAGGAAATTGTGCCAGCGATTGCTACGTGGCAGAAACCAACTGGTTTGACAGTGATTTGTTATGTAGCATATGGAACACGGACGAAATGTAGCAAAGTAGGAGCTTATGACTTATTTGttagagagggggagagagaaagaggttgAGGGTCTTATTTTTGAGACAACCCTTTAGCAACTTATGACTTTTTGATACAAATTAGTATGTAGATCATTCCATCCAGTGTTAAGCATTTGTAAATTTTCTACCCAACACACAAAATTGTGCAAGTTGTTGATTTgaactttctttttttatgaaaaaagcGTCAATGCTAAAATAATATAGTTATCAGACAAACACTAAGATTTTGAGTCCATGTTGTCTCCTTGAGTGCattttcatatcaaattttcagcTTCATTCTACATGGTACTAGAAATGGAAATGAAGCCGTGCCTCAAATTTTTGAGCTTCAATTTTCTTCATTAACCAGTTAGTGGGATGGTGGAGAAATCATGACTAAGTTAGTCAATTTAAGGAAACAAGATTTTCTTGCGGCAATGCTTTGATTTAAGACTCTTGCAGGTCAAGTGGACCAAAGAGACTCCACCAACTTGAAGCACTAACAAAATGAATGCAATAGAAAAGACTTGCTATCTatcttaaaaagaaaagaactccCTTAACCTGAGATGACAAAATGACAATAGTTCAAATTAACAATACACAATCTCATAGAATTCAAAATTTCTCTAACAGTCCCACTTGAAATAGGATCCATAGTTGAAAGAGGGCCCAttaggttctaaaagacgttaggcctagtgcctaggcggctaggcaaggcttaggcggatttaagtaaatctattatatttcgtgtaaataagtgtctgtttatatttaaaatatataaaattacatcataaattacataatagaatgccatatattatgaagtattgaaacataatgaaaacatgggtaacaagcatataatttgtgttcattttagtattcaacaagtttattacaatttattaaaaaaaaattaatgcaaAATGagagttatctattttctgtctaaatgAGTCGCAACCTGGGCAGGTGTCTAAGTGTGTATGGGTGGGCTAGGCGGGCACATCAGCAGGTCTAGGCGCTCTTTctaaattttcaaacgcctaggtaTTAATCGGGGCGGTAGCcaaccgcctagcgcctaggtgaggcctaggcggcgctaggcggggatttttaaaACAGTCGACCTGCCTAACCCCTCACTCGGATGGATCATAGATCGAAAAATCTACTGATGTAAATTTTCATCCTTAAGCAGACATGCTAATACATTAAGTCTTGTTTTCTCACCATTGATTATGGTTGATACAAAACTATGTCAAATTTTCATTATGGGttgtcaattttgttttaagttcaaCCTTGATGTTGTACATGGAATATAGTTGGCTACAGCTACCAATGTCAAGTCTTCTTATTGATTAAAGTATCGATTGTATATTTGGTTTATtagtagatttttttttctttcaacaaattgaaaaagaCTAATAGGCAATTTTCATGATTACCAGACT includes the following:
- the LOC126600918 gene encoding transcription factor MYB62-like; this encodes MSTKTKTLSSSSGEDDGELRRGPWTLEEDSLLIQYIARHGEGRWNLLAKRSGLRRTGKSCRLRWLNYLKPDVKRGNLSPEEQLLILDLHSKMGNRWSKIAQYLPGRTDNEIKNYWRTRVQKQARHLRIDTSSVEFQNMIRCYWMPRLQQKIGGEISTSSAVLNQNHTISQPLEQNTFPHFTATISPPPQILVQEEINMSATMYNLDVEKQNTKAEYCTGPYIFPSEPMDMSKTVQFPECPPFHCGDNNGYDTESFNLQETVSADSAPNFPGNCASDCYVAETNWFDSDLLCSIWNTDEM